Proteins encoded within one genomic window of Prauserella marina:
- a CDS encoding patatin-like phospholipase family protein: MSEPGSTSDAAPDPEPGPEQEPAEGRSGTDGQSSTAATAPRRSVAAAVTSAAIALPVAAAFLPSPSDLTATALAGGGQPVPLPEGTATAATWDLLFVVMCGVALWLGTTVALWVARTPNAIKLSRYARIATVVVVITGLLRDLVLLAVTGWHGIAPWALEVATAATVVEFSAILFAGLVAATAVVVVVWRGIAHTQRELAGQAEHDMDTVPPAPLESDDPPVHAGDRRGAHRWHSAYTVPGVDPEMVNQRWDRGEHTTGVCLSGGGIRAASVAMGALQSLRAELLSADYVVSVSGGGYTAGAFQQALTGAPPPSGLPGEVVRDPETVYQQGSAELDHLRRHSSYLADTRGQLMGALGRIARGLLLSLTVLFGPAVVFGVASGWLYAQVPLTDVSLAPSQYPVPRPGALYAIGFVGVTTFLLALYSRGAAERRAFSARLVPAFGVLAALIGVVTLGIPLLVWLAAWLLDVSGEVPGVLGPVGTVLLTYAAAIASIFWRRRAMLGQRASGLLRLRKSGGVPAAVPSGMLQRLLVMATTGVLVLVWLLLFAGSATTLGEPAALWSAAVVGAVVLVLGGLFDVTSLSLHPFYRERLASAFAVRTVRRDSDGQVVAVPYTAAERTTLSAYGVTAEGVRFPKVVFAAAANLTGEARTPPGLGAVSYTMSADWTGGPDIGWVRTTDLERAVTPRFRRDLTVQGAVAVSGAAFASAMGRSSKWFQALLAVSGARLGAWLPNPAFVRHAHQAAERGDWAFPWLPRARRLPYLAREVLGLHPHRDRLLHISDGGHYDNLGLVELFRRRCTRIFCVDASNDAPPTATTFAEALTLAQQELGIRVELDEPWTTEQGTGEVWEGGESLAGRLSRSPLITGTVHYPAESGLAGGVTGRLVVARALLWKDLPYSLLSYAMHNPEFPNDSTGDQWFDDAKFSAYTELGRRIGDAAKAAAGDSAAR, from the coding sequence GTGTCCGAACCGGGCTCTACCTCGGACGCCGCGCCGGATCCGGAACCCGGCCCGGAACAGGAACCGGCCGAAGGGCGAAGCGGCACCGACGGACAGAGCAGCACCGCCGCGACCGCTCCGCGCCGTTCGGTCGCCGCCGCCGTCACCTCGGCCGCGATCGCCCTTCCCGTCGCTGCCGCGTTCCTGCCCTCACCATCGGACCTGACCGCGACCGCGCTCGCCGGTGGCGGCCAGCCCGTGCCGCTGCCGGAGGGGACGGCGACCGCCGCGACATGGGACCTGCTGTTCGTCGTCATGTGCGGTGTCGCGCTGTGGCTGGGTACCACGGTCGCGCTGTGGGTCGCACGCACGCCGAACGCCATCAAGCTATCGCGATACGCCAGGATCGCCACCGTCGTCGTCGTGATCACCGGACTGCTCCGCGACCTCGTTCTGCTCGCGGTGACCGGATGGCACGGCATCGCACCATGGGCGCTGGAAGTCGCCACGGCCGCGACCGTCGTCGAGTTCAGTGCCATCCTGTTCGCCGGTCTCGTCGCCGCGACGGCCGTCGTCGTGGTGGTGTGGCGGGGCATCGCGCACACCCAGCGCGAACTCGCCGGACAGGCCGAGCACGACATGGACACCGTGCCACCGGCCCCGTTGGAAAGCGACGATCCGCCCGTCCACGCCGGAGACCGTCGCGGCGCCCATCGCTGGCACTCCGCCTACACCGTGCCCGGCGTCGATCCCGAAATGGTCAACCAACGCTGGGACCGTGGGGAACACACCACGGGGGTCTGCCTTTCCGGCGGCGGCATCAGGGCGGCCAGCGTCGCGATGGGCGCGCTGCAATCGCTGCGGGCCGAACTGCTTTCCGCCGACTACGTCGTTTCGGTGTCCGGTGGCGGCTACACGGCGGGAGCGTTCCAGCAGGCACTCACCGGCGCGCCGCCGCCCTCCGGACTGCCTGGCGAGGTCGTGCGAGACCCGGAAACCGTGTACCAGCAAGGCTCGGCTGAACTCGATCACCTCAGGCGGCACTCCAGCTATCTCGCCGACACGCGAGGACAGCTCATGGGCGCGCTCGGCAGGATCGCCAGAGGACTGCTGCTGTCTCTCACCGTCCTTTTCGGACCGGCGGTGGTGTTCGGCGTCGCCTCGGGCTGGCTCTACGCTCAGGTTCCGCTCACCGACGTGAGCCTCGCGCCGTCGCAATACCCGGTGCCGAGGCCCGGCGCGCTGTACGCCATCGGCTTCGTGGGCGTCACCACGTTTCTGCTTGCCCTCTACAGCCGGGGTGCCGCGGAACGCAGAGCGTTCTCGGCCCGTCTCGTTCCCGCCTTCGGCGTGCTTGCCGCGCTGATCGGCGTCGTCACGCTCGGAATTCCGCTGCTGGTGTGGCTCGCGGCGTGGCTGCTCGACGTGTCGGGTGAGGTGCCAGGAGTGCTCGGCCCTGTCGGCACCGTGCTGCTGACCTACGCGGCCGCCATCGCGTCGATTTTCTGGCGCAGGCGCGCGATGCTCGGCCAGCGGGCATCCGGCCTGCTGCGGCTGCGCAAGAGCGGAGGCGTTCCGGCCGCCGTGCCCAGCGGGATGCTGCAACGCCTGCTCGTCATGGCCACCACCGGGGTGCTCGTCCTGGTGTGGTTGCTGCTGTTCGCGGGTTCGGCCACGACGCTCGGCGAGCCTGCCGCGCTGTGGTCGGCCGCCGTGGTCGGCGCGGTGGTTTTGGTGCTGGGCGGACTGTTCGACGTGACATCGCTGAGCCTGCACCCGTTCTACCGGGAACGGCTCGCCTCCGCGTTCGCCGTGCGCACCGTGCGCAGGGACAGCGACGGCCAAGTGGTCGCCGTGCCCTACACCGCTGCCGAGCGCACGACTCTGTCGGCATACGGCGTCACCGCCGAGGGGGTGCGATTCCCCAAGGTGGTGTTCGCCGCGGCGGCCAACCTCACCGGTGAGGCGAGGACACCTCCAGGGCTCGGCGCGGTGTCCTACACGATGAGCGCCGACTGGACCGGTGGCCCCGACATCGGCTGGGTGCGCACCACCGACCTCGAACGCGCGGTGACTCCCCGGTTCCGTCGCGACCTCACCGTGCAGGGCGCCGTCGCGGTCAGCGGCGCGGCTTTCGCCTCGGCGATGGGCAGGTCGAGCAAGTGGTTCCAGGCACTGCTGGCCGTGTCCGGCGCGCGACTGGGCGCGTGGCTGCCCAATCCGGCCTTCGTCAGACACGCCCACCAGGCGGCCGAACGCGGCGACTGGGCATTCCCGTGGCTCCCCCGCGCCCGGCGCCTGCCGTATCTGGCGAGGGAAGTACTCGGCCTGCACCCGCATCGTGACCGGCTGCTGCACATCAGCGACGGCGGCCACTACGACAATCTGGGTCTCGTCGAGTTGTTCCGCCGCCGCTGCACCCGCATCTTCTGTGTCGACGCCAGCAACGACGCACCACCGACCGCGACCACCTTCGCCGAGGCACTGACCCTCGCCCAGCAGGAACTCGGGATCCGCGTCGAACTCGACGAGCCGTGGACCACCGAGCAGGGCACCGGCGAGGTGTGGGAAGGCGGCGAATCACTGGCGGGAAGGCTGTCGCGTTCGCCACTGATCACCGGCACCGTTCACTATCCCGCCGAAAGCGGGCTCGCCGGAGGCGTCACGGGACGGCTCGTCGTCGCGAGGGCGTTGCTGTGGAAGGACCTTCCCTACTCGCTGCTGTCCTATGCCATGCACAACCCCGAGTTTCCGAACGACAGCACCGGCGACCAGTGGTTCGACGACGCGAAGTTCTCCGCCTACACGGAACTGGGCAGGCGCATCGGCGACGCGGCGAAAGCGGCGGCCGGTGACTCGGCGGCCCGCTGA
- a CDS encoding Rieske (2Fe-2S) protein, protein MRVAVARVADFQPGERRIVRVGRRSIGVFRVGEKFYAINNHCPHMSGPLCLGRTLPHLSSSGPGDTRLAEDDTLLACPWHGWEYDLATGQSFLGPGEKPARALDVSVQSGHTVNEDAVMRFPDRVPGPYVAETFTVDVEDDYVIVDTRQGGTS, encoded by the coding sequence ATGCGAGTTGCAGTGGCGCGGGTCGCGGACTTCCAGCCGGGCGAGCGGCGCATCGTGCGCGTCGGCAGGCGGTCCATCGGGGTGTTCAGGGTCGGCGAGAAGTTCTACGCCATCAACAACCACTGCCCGCATATGAGCGGCCCGCTGTGCCTCGGCCGCACACTGCCCCACTTGAGCTCGTCAGGACCGGGTGATACCCGGCTCGCCGAAGACGACACGCTGCTCGCGTGCCCATGGCACGGCTGGGAGTACGACCTCGCCACCGGCCAGTCCTTCCTCGGGCCCGGCGAGAAACCGGCCCGCGCCCTCGACGTCTCCGTCCAATCGGGACACACCGTCAACGAGGACGCCGTCATGCGTTTTCCCGATCGTGTCCCTGGCCCCTACGTCGCGGAAACCTTCACCGTGGACGTCGAGGACGATTACGTGATCGTCGATACCCGGCAGGGAGGAACATCGTGA
- a CDS encoding amidohydrolase family protein has protein sequence MIFDADIHPAIRPADLLSRLPSPWRRRFELFGTRAVAPPMVYPRVRNGGMRLDSWPAGGLPGSDLDLLREQLLNDYDIGFGVLIPMQGHTFGAEEPEYAAALCRALNDAVAELFLDKEPRLRSCVCVPHESPRHAVAEIERLASDERYVQVLLPTGTSSPPGDSKYLPVYEAAAEAGLPVAFHLGGVEGHRGDGWPSFYLEQHAWYGNSTAMVVTNLICAGLFERIPTLRVVLVEGGISWAAPLMWSLDDAWALLREDVPALRHAPSACFREHFWFTTQPIEEPDDPARLVAALEHTGMTDRIVFSSDYPHWDFDSPSVALRDLPKDLRTAIMSHNGHRLYGGESR, from the coding sequence GTGATCTTCGACGCCGACATCCATCCCGCGATCCGGCCTGCCGATCTGCTCTCCAGGCTGCCCTCGCCGTGGCGGCGCCGGTTCGAACTGTTCGGCACGCGAGCCGTCGCCCCGCCGATGGTGTATCCCCGCGTCCGCAACGGAGGAATGCGGCTGGATTCCTGGCCTGCCGGCGGTCTTCCCGGCAGCGACCTCGACCTCCTCCGCGAGCAGCTGCTCAACGATTACGACATCGGTTTCGGTGTGCTGATTCCCATGCAGGGCCACACGTTCGGCGCCGAAGAGCCCGAGTACGCCGCCGCGTTGTGCCGTGCCCTCAACGACGCGGTCGCCGAACTGTTCCTCGACAAGGAACCACGGCTGCGTAGTTGTGTCTGCGTGCCGCACGAGTCGCCGCGCCACGCCGTGGCCGAGATCGAACGGCTCGCCTCCGACGAGCGCTACGTTCAGGTCCTGTTGCCCACCGGCACGTCCAGCCCGCCGGGGGACAGCAAGTACCTACCGGTGTACGAGGCCGCCGCCGAGGCAGGTCTTCCGGTCGCCTTCCATCTCGGCGGCGTCGAAGGGCACCGAGGCGACGGCTGGCCGTCCTTCTATCTCGAACAACACGCCTGGTACGGCAACTCGACGGCCATGGTGGTCACCAACCTGATCTGCGCAGGTCTTTTCGAGCGGATACCCACGCTGCGCGTGGTGCTCGTCGAGGGCGGCATCTCCTGGGCCGCACCGCTGATGTGGTCACTCGACGACGCGTGGGCGCTGCTGCGCGAGGACGTGCCCGCTCTACGGCACGCCCCTTCGGCCTGCTTCCGCGAGCACTTCTGGTTCACCACCCAGCCCATCGAAGAACCCGACGACCCCGCGCGGCTCGTCGCCGCGCTCGAACACACCGGCATGACCGACCGCATCGTCTTCTCGTCGGACTATCCACATTGGGACTTCGACTCCCCCTCCGTCGCGCTGAGGGATCTGCCGAAGGACCTGCGCACCGCCATCATGAGCCACAATGGACACCGGCTGTACGGAGGAGAGTCCCGGTGA
- a CDS encoding amidohydrolase family protein: MNGKNDQGTETTADRIDTDVHCAPASFADLEPYFARYWRSYIEDANLTLSPTAGGAYPPGARTTGHAATDAGALREHVGDLRYAVLTCVTPFDVSRNPYFEAALASAVNDWVRAEWLEGRPRLRGSITVSTMDPAAAVAEIERLGDDERFVQVLLPVRGNDVRYGHVRYQPVLAAAAERDLTVCLHAWGRVGNAPTPSGFTHSYLEDYLANAQIAQSQIVSLIAEGVFERLPGLRVCLAECGFSWLPPLLWRFDKEWKGVWREVPWVKQRPSDYVYRHVRATTAFAHLPSDEGELREALTAIRPSDWLMYASDFPHRHGEGGRRLLSALDGPDKQAVLSGNALRFYRGLTAAGPR; encoded by the coding sequence GTGAACGGCAAGAACGATCAGGGCACCGAGACGACGGCGGACCGCATCGACACCGACGTGCACTGCGCACCGGCCTCCTTCGCCGACCTCGAACCGTACTTCGCCCGCTACTGGCGCTCCTACATCGAGGACGCGAACCTCACGCTCTCCCCCACCGCCGGTGGCGCCTACCCTCCCGGCGCCAGGACGACGGGGCACGCGGCGACCGATGCGGGTGCGCTGCGCGAGCACGTCGGCGACCTCAGGTACGCGGTGCTGACCTGTGTGACCCCGTTCGACGTGAGCCGCAATCCGTATTTCGAGGCCGCGCTCGCCTCAGCCGTCAACGACTGGGTGCGCGCGGAATGGCTGGAGGGACGACCACGCCTGCGAGGCAGTATCACCGTGTCCACCATGGACCCCGCCGCGGCGGTCGCCGAGATCGAACGGCTCGGTGACGACGAACGGTTCGTCCAGGTGCTGCTTCCGGTCAGGGGCAACGACGTGCGGTACGGGCACGTGCGCTACCAGCCGGTGCTCGCCGCGGCTGCCGAGCGGGATCTGACGGTCTGCCTGCACGCCTGGGGCCGGGTCGGCAACGCGCCGACCCCGAGCGGTTTCACCCACAGCTATCTGGAGGACTACCTCGCCAACGCGCAGATCGCGCAAAGCCAGATCGTCAGCCTCATCGCCGAGGGCGTCTTCGAGCGTCTTCCCGGACTGCGGGTGTGCCTCGCCGAATGCGGGTTCTCCTGGCTGCCGCCGTTGCTGTGGCGCTTCGACAAGGAATGGAAAGGCGTGTGGCGCGAGGTTCCGTGGGTCAAGCAGCGGCCGAGCGACTACGTGTACCGGCACGTCAGAGCCACCACCGCATTCGCGCACCTCCCCTCGGACGAGGGCGAACTCCGCGAAGCGCTCACGGCCATCCGGCCCTCGGACTGGCTCATGTACGCCAGCGATTTCCCGCACCGGCACGGCGAAGGCGGCAGACGGCTGCTGTCGGCATTGGACGGCCCGGACAAGCAGGCCGTCCTTTCCGGCAACGCGCTGCGCTTCTACCGCGGCCTCACGGCTGCCGGTCCCCGCTGA
- a CDS encoding styrene monooxygenase/indole monooxygenase family protein gives MRKILIVGSGQSGLQLALTLQRHGYDVTMMSARTPDEIRASRVMSTQCMFDEALKIERKHELNLWDDVAPRITHQGVSVAGPDGERALNFAGAWPGPAQSIDQRVKMATWLELFEERGGKVVIHGVTTADLNSLAGMYELTIVAAGKGELVGLFDRDDSRSVFTKPQRALSVSYVHGAQSRRERPGAIDVWLNIVPGIGENINIPGYTLSGPCDIVYMSGHHGGPFDAFGDRPDAEEHWARQLDRMKKHLPWEYERFQHATVTDSRGTLVGGYTPVVRKPAGELPSGHIVMGMADVVVANDPITGQGSNNAARCAEYYLQGILSRGELPFDKEWMHRTFETYWEHAQYVTRFTNTMLGPPPEHVMAILGTAVTNQAVADRFTNGVNDPSSLADWFFEPEQAMAYLNSVA, from the coding sequence ATGCGGAAGATCCTGATCGTGGGTTCGGGACAGTCCGGCCTGCAACTGGCCCTGACACTGCAACGGCACGGGTACGACGTCACGATGATGTCGGCTCGAACCCCGGATGAGATCCGGGCGAGCCGGGTGATGTCCACCCAGTGCATGTTCGACGAGGCGCTCAAGATCGAGCGCAAACATGAGCTCAATCTCTGGGACGACGTGGCGCCGCGGATCACGCACCAAGGCGTTTCGGTCGCGGGGCCCGATGGCGAGCGGGCGCTGAACTTCGCCGGTGCGTGGCCGGGTCCGGCCCAATCGATTGACCAGAGGGTCAAAATGGCGACCTGGCTCGAATTGTTCGAGGAGCGGGGCGGCAAGGTCGTCATCCACGGGGTCACCACCGCGGATCTCAACAGCCTCGCGGGCATGTACGAACTGACCATCGTCGCCGCGGGCAAGGGCGAACTGGTGGGACTGTTCGACAGGGACGATTCGCGGTCGGTCTTCACCAAGCCGCAACGCGCGCTGTCGGTGTCCTATGTGCACGGAGCGCAATCCAGGCGGGAACGCCCAGGCGCGATCGACGTGTGGCTGAACATCGTTCCCGGTATCGGGGAGAACATCAACATCCCCGGGTACACGCTCAGCGGTCCCTGCGACATCGTCTACATGTCGGGTCACCACGGAGGTCCTTTCGACGCGTTCGGCGACCGGCCCGACGCCGAAGAACACTGGGCCCGCCAGCTCGACCGGATGAAGAAGCACCTTCCCTGGGAGTACGAGCGTTTCCAGCACGCGACGGTCACCGACTCGCGGGGGACGCTGGTCGGCGGGTACACGCCGGTCGTGCGCAAACCGGCGGGGGAGCTGCCGTCAGGGCACATCGTGATGGGCATGGCCGACGTTGTCGTCGCCAACGACCCGATCACGGGGCAGGGATCCAACAACGCGGCGCGGTGTGCCGAGTACTACCTGCAAGGCATTCTGTCCAGGGGCGAGCTGCCATTCGACAAGGAATGGATGCACCGCACCTTCGAGACCTACTGGGAACACGCCCAGTACGTCACCAGGTTCACCAACACGATGCTCGGCCCGCCGCCGGAACACGTGATGGCGATTCTCGGTACGGCGGTGACCAATCAGGCCGTCGCCGACCGTTTTACCAACGGGGTCAACGATCCTTCCTCGCTCGCTGACTGGTTCTTCGAGCCGGAGCAGGCCATGGCGTATCTGAACAGCGTGGCCTGA
- a CDS encoding styrene monooxygenase/indole monooxygenase family protein, producing MRKILIVGAGQSGLQLALTLREHGYDVTVMSARTPDEIRKGRVMSTQCMFHDALQHERDHDLNLWERECVRVDGLGVSIAGPDSSRVLDWFGKLDNYAQSVDQRVKMAGWLELFERKGGQLIIHGVTTADLDKLAGMYDLVVVAAGKGELVELFDRNPERSPYTSPQRALSLVYVHGLERRPEHPEYAAVRFNIIPGVGELFMIPGYTLSGNCDILFFEGIPGGPLDCWGDRPGPQEHLDRILGFMKQYLPWEYERARNVELTDDKATLAGGYTPVVRHPVGELPSGHTVLGMADVVVANDPITGQGSNNASKCAAVFLDAILERGDAPYDREWKNATFERYWDYAQHVTQWTNAMLQPPPPHVMEILGEAGANPQVARRFANGFSDPSDYQNWFLDPAKAAEYLASVRS from the coding sequence ATGCGTAAGATCTTGATCGTCGGAGCCGGTCAGTCCGGGTTGCAGCTCGCGTTGACCCTGCGTGAGCACGGTTACGACGTCACGGTCATGTCGGCCCGCACACCGGACGAGATCCGCAAGGGCAGGGTCATGTCGACCCAGTGCATGTTCCACGACGCGTTGCAGCACGAACGCGACCACGACCTGAACCTGTGGGAGCGGGAGTGCGTTCGGGTCGACGGGCTCGGCGTCTCGATCGCGGGCCCGGACAGCAGCAGGGTCCTCGACTGGTTCGGCAAACTCGACAACTACGCGCAGTCGGTCGACCAGCGAGTGAAAATGGCCGGCTGGCTCGAACTGTTCGAGCGCAAGGGCGGCCAGCTCATCATCCACGGGGTGACGACGGCCGATCTCGACAAGCTCGCGGGAATGTACGACCTCGTGGTGGTGGCTGCTGGCAAGGGGGAGCTGGTCGAGTTGTTCGACCGCAACCCCGAACGTTCGCCCTACACCAGCCCGCAGCGCGCGTTGTCGCTCGTCTACGTGCACGGGCTGGAGCGAAGGCCGGAGCACCCCGAGTACGCCGCCGTGCGGTTCAACATCATCCCCGGTGTCGGCGAGCTGTTCATGATTCCCGGCTACACGCTGAGCGGGAACTGCGACATTCTCTTCTTCGAGGGAATCCCCGGCGGCCCGCTCGACTGCTGGGGCGACCGGCCGGGCCCGCAGGAGCACCTCGACCGGATACTCGGTTTCATGAAGCAGTATCTGCCGTGGGAGTACGAGAGGGCCCGTAACGTCGAGTTGACCGACGACAAGGCCACGCTCGCGGGCGGGTACACCCCCGTCGTGCGCCACCCGGTCGGCGAGCTGCCGTCGGGACATACGGTGCTGGGCATGGCCGACGTCGTCGTGGCCAACGACCCGATCACGGGCCAGGGATCCAACAACGCGTCCAAGTGCGCGGCGGTGTTCCTCGACGCCATCCTCGAACGGGGTGACGCTCCTTACGACAGGGAATGGAAGAACGCGACGTTCGAGCGCTACTGGGATTACGCCCAGCACGTGACACAGTGGACGAACGCGATGTTGCAGCCGCCGCCACCGCACGTGATGGAGATCCTCGGTGAGGCTGGGGCCAACCCGCAAGTGGCCCGCCGCTTCGCCAACGGATTCAGCGATCCCTCGGACTACCAGAACTGGTTCCTCGATCCGGCCAAGGCGGCCGAGTACCTTGCGAGCGTGCGTAGTTGA
- a CDS encoding GTP-binding protein, giving the protein MDSSGYRSERAVEPSEGETDAGLLTVSAKIVIAGGFGVGKTTFVGSVSEVPPLNTEAWMTEAGSGVDDLPPGGGKSTTTVAMDFGRITLHSDLLLYLFGTPGQARFWFLWDDLSRGALGAIVLVDTARIDQSFAAINYFENDSDLPFIVAVNRFDGEIHHELDEIRDALALSPDIPLITCDAREPASTAAALRELVSYTLSLAELSEPGRVRAHA; this is encoded by the coding sequence ATGGACTCAAGCGGCTACCGGTCTGAGCGGGCGGTCGAGCCCTCGGAAGGAGAAACCGACGCCGGTCTGCTCACGGTTTCCGCGAAGATCGTCATCGCAGGCGGTTTCGGCGTCGGCAAGACGACGTTCGTCGGCTCCGTCTCCGAGGTACCTCCGCTCAACACCGAAGCGTGGATGACCGAAGCGGGCTCGGGGGTGGACGACCTTCCGCCCGGCGGCGGGAAGTCGACCACCACCGTCGCGATGGACTTCGGCAGGATCACGCTGCATTCGGACCTGCTGTTGTACCTGTTCGGCACGCCGGGACAGGCCCGGTTCTGGTTCCTGTGGGACGACCTTTCCCGTGGCGCGCTCGGCGCCATCGTGCTCGTCGACACCGCGAGGATCGATCAGTCGTTCGCGGCGATCAACTACTTCGAGAACGACTCGGACCTCCCGTTCATCGTCGCGGTCAACAGGTTCGACGGCGAGATCCACCACGAGCTGGACGAGATCAGGGACGCCCTCGCGCTCAGCCCGGACATCCCGCTCATCACCTGCGACGCGCGGGAGCCCGCCTCGACCGCGGCCGCGCTGCGTGAGCTCGTCTCGTACACGTTGTCGCTGGCTGAGCTTTCGGAACCGGGGAGGGTACGAGCACATGCGTAA
- a CDS encoding DUF742 domain-containing protein, producing the protein MRSKRIRPYALTGGRTKPRYDLLVETLVSVPHYDPSLSDSLMPESQLLYERARTRVSIAELSVVMTIPLGVVRVLVSDLAAQGAIYIHPTAAAYQHDRNVLERILDGLKRLPV; encoded by the coding sequence ATGCGCAGCAAGCGCATCCGGCCGTACGCGCTCACCGGGGGGCGGACGAAACCGCGCTACGACTTGCTTGTGGAAACGCTTGTCTCGGTGCCGCACTACGACCCGAGCCTGAGCGACTCCCTCATGCCGGAGTCGCAGTTGTTGTACGAACGCGCCCGTACCAGGGTGTCCATCGCGGAGCTGTCCGTGGTGATGACGATCCCGCTGGGCGTGGTGCGAGTGCTGGTAAGCGATCTCGCCGCGCAGGGGGCGATCTATATCCACCCCACCGCGGCGGCCTACCAGCACGATCGGAATGTACTCGAGAGGATCCTCGATGGACTCAAGCGGCTACCGGTCTGA
- a CDS encoding roadblock/LC7 domain-containing protein translates to MTPDIDSSAQTQNFSWLINDFVRKVHGVTHALIMSADGFPLTASDEVSNEDAEQLAAIASGLLSLARNSATLFDKGTCEQIIIRLSQGYFLFMGIGSGAGLAVLTGPDCDMKVVAYEMTQFVRNAGHALTPEIRADLRRVLTARRSQA, encoded by the coding sequence GTGACACCCGACATCGACTCCAGCGCACAGACCCAGAACTTCTCCTGGCTGATCAACGATTTCGTCCGCAAGGTCCATGGCGTCACGCACGCGCTGATCATGTCGGCTGACGGGTTTCCGCTGACCGCGTCCGACGAGGTCAGCAATGAGGACGCCGAGCAGCTCGCCGCCATCGCCAGCGGGTTGCTCAGTCTTGCCCGCAACAGCGCGACGTTGTTCGACAAGGGCACCTGCGAGCAGATCATCATCCGGCTCTCGCAAGGCTATTTCTTGTTCATGGGCATCGGTTCCGGCGCCGGTCTCGCGGTGCTGACCGGACCTGATTGCGACATGAAGGTCGTCGCGTACGAGATGACCCAGTTCGTCCGCAACGCCGGTCACGCGCTGACCCCCGAGATCCGTGCCGACCTGCGCCGCGTGCTCACCGCACGGCGTTCGCAGGCTTGA
- a CDS encoding ATP-binding protein, whose product MARRARARDLLDRSRLLLDRSRVAAAHILDPPRHEPPDRLAIGAVPAGQPGDPVVAGESAQHTPEALVDICASIALRDLNLVDSLLSQLEEMETKEEDEERLGQLYRLDHLATRLRRNAENLRVLAGRDASDSSADTASLVDAVRGAMSSIDQYSRITIGRVVSLGVVGFAAEDLSRLLAELLDNAANQSPPNSLVRVSAHLTEQGSVLLRIEDEGIGLPPERLEELNNRLANAPVLDDDSVRHMGLAVVRRLAVRHDMRVSLDRRLPHGTTATVLVPSSLVAELPEASWTGAQTVVLGQSGRHARNWLPEHIEEPVHNNSGSLPAPVPSPSSHDEQGATGGGLPRRTPSRSADEAPAPRRRPSPTPVIGGTTASGLPRRVSKSLKNPTGNKEGEAAPALSGDLDAIDEAGQDQLLADLGAFSDGEQAAQDEHDARGAHSERGEGSSGEADTSTEGKQQ is encoded by the coding sequence ATGGCGAGGCGGGCGAGAGCGCGAGACTTGCTGGACCGCTCACGACTGCTGCTGGACCGCTCGCGAGTGGCGGCAGCACACATCCTCGATCCCCCGAGGCACGAACCTCCCGACCGGCTGGCCATCGGCGCGGTGCCCGCCGGACAGCCAGGGGATCCCGTCGTGGCAGGCGAGTCCGCCCAGCACACACCCGAAGCCCTTGTCGACATCTGCGCGAGCATCGCTCTTCGCGACCTCAACCTGGTGGACTCACTCCTGTCCCAGCTTGAGGAGATGGAGACCAAGGAAGAAGACGAGGAACGGCTCGGGCAGCTCTACCGGCTCGACCACCTCGCGACCCGGTTGCGGCGCAACGCCGAGAACCTGAGGGTTCTCGCGGGCAGGGACGCCAGCGACAGTTCGGCCGACACGGCGTCCCTCGTCGACGCGGTGCGCGGCGCGATGTCGTCGATCGACCAGTACTCCCGCATCACCATCGGCAGGGTGGTGTCGCTCGGAGTCGTCGGCTTCGCCGCGGAGGACCTCAGCAGGCTACTGGCCGAACTGCTGGACAACGCCGCCAACCAATCACCACCGAACTCGCTGGTCAGGGTGAGCGCGCACCTCACCGAACAGGGCAGCGTGCTCCTGCGGATCGAGGACGAGGGCATCGGCCTTCCCCCCGAACGTCTTGAGGAGCTGAACAACCGCCTGGCCAACGCGCCGGTGCTCGACGACGACTCGGTGCGGCACATGGGGCTCGCCGTCGTCAGGAGGCTCGCCGTCCGGCACGACATGCGAGTCTCGCTCGACCGCAGGCTTCCGCACGGCACCACGGCGACGGTGCTGGTTCCCTCTTCGCTCGTCGCCGAACTGCCGGAGGCGAGCTGGACGGGCGCGCAGACCGTGGTGCTCGGTCAGAGCGGAAGGCACGCGCGCAACTGGCTTCCGGAGCACATCGAGGAACCCGTGCACAACAACTCCGGATCGCTGCCTGCCCCGGTTCCATCCCCGTCCTCGCACGACGAACAGGGCGCGACCGGCGGCGGGCTTCCCCGGCGCACGCCGAGCAGGTCCGCCGACGAGGCACCTGCTCCCCGGCGCAGGCCGTCACCGACTCCCGTCATCGGCGGGACCACGGCGAGCGGTTTGCCGAGGCGAGTGTCGAAGAGTCTCAAGAACCCCACGGGAAACAAGGAAGGCGAGGCCGCGCCCGCGCTGTCCGGCGACCTGGACGCCATCGACGAGGCGGGACAAGATCAGTTGCTCGCCGACCTCGGCGCGTTCAGCGACGGCGAGCAGGCGGCCCAAGACGAGCACGACGCCCGTGGAGCGCACAGTGAGCGTGGCGAGGGCAGCAGTGGCGAAGCCGACACGAGCACTGAGGGAAAGCAGCAGTGA